The nucleotide sequence CTGCGGGCAAATCACCGCAGCGGATATTCCCGCGCTCAAGGCGCAGGGTTTCCGCACGCTGATCAACAATCGCCCGGACCAGGAAGGCGGCCCGTCGCAACCGGAAAGCGCCGCGCTGGCGGAAGCCGCCACGGCCGCCGGACTACACTACATTTATATCCCCGTCGTCAGTGGGCAAATCACCGACGAACAGGCCGCCACCATGCGCCGCGCGCTGGATAGCGCGGAGTATCCGGTGCTCGCGTTCTGCCGCTCGGGGGCACGCTCCACCCAGCTCTGGAATATGGCCCTGGCGCAGTAATCCCCCCGTCACCCCGCCCTGCACAGCGCGGGGTGACATTCGTCCGCACAGGCCCTAGCCTATGCGGATGACTATACATACGGACAGTATTCCCTCCAGCACACCAGCGACGCAGCCGGCCCCTGCCGCGCTGGATGATCCGTATTACTACCTGCACAACTTCCATACCGCACTGGACTGGCTCAGCGCGCGCTATGCCGATCTGTTGAGCCCGGAAGAGAAGGTGTTTATCGCCCGCTTCACAACGCTTCCGCAGGCAGCGCGGGCACTGCTGGTACGCATGATCATGCGCAAGGGCACGCTGTTCCGCGCCGGCAAATTGCGCTATGCCGAGATTGACGATATCCCGGCGGCCATGACCACGTTGTGCGAACAGGGCTGGGTGACGCCAGACCCGGTGATTACCCCGGCCGAACTGTTTGCCGTCCTCACACGGCCGGAATTGCAGCAAAGCTTCGGCAAGCGCCTGCCCGCCGGCCGCAAGGCCGATCAGCTTGCCGCGCTGGCAGCAGACGATCCGGCCCCGCGACCACTTTCAGCCTGGGCGCCCTCGCTGACCGATACGCTTTACGCCCTGACGATCATGCCGCTGTGCGACCGGCTGCGGCTGATGTTCTTCGGCAATCTGCATCAGGACTGGTCAGAGTTCGTGCTCGCGGAACTTGGCGTCTACCGCTATGAAATCGTGCCGATGGATCAGCATTCCCGTGCCTTCCACGATGCCGCCGACATTGATCTCGGGCTGCGACTGCACGCCTGTCGCGAGGCGCTGGACGCCGGGGAACCGGTGGCCGATGTGCTGGCACGGCTGCCGCAGGGCGACGCCGGTACCGACTGGCTGCGGGCACGCCGCGAGCGGTTGTTGTTCCGGCTCGGGCAGCAGGCGGAAAAAGATCAGGATTTCGATACTGCGCTGGCGATTTATCCCGCCTGCCGCTGGCCCGGCGCCCGGGCGCGGCATATCCGGGTACTGGAGCGTTGCGGCCTTGACCGTGATGCACTGGCACTGGCCCGGCACGCCTGGCAACAACCAGAGGACGATGCCGAGCAGCAGCAACTGGCACGCATGATGCCGCGCCTGCAACGCCGCCTTGGCGAACCGGCCGAGCGCACCGCCCGGCCGGCGCCACCGGCAGAGCAGCTGTTGATACTGCCCCGCCCGGACGTACCACAGCCGGTGGAATATGTGGTGCGGGATCATCTGCACAGCGATGACGCGCCCGTGTACTACGTCGAGAACACCTTGATCACCGGCCTGTTCGGCCTGCTGTGCTGGAAGGCCCTGTTCACTCCGTTGCCAGGCGCCTTCTTTCATCCGTTTCATCATGCCCCGGCCGACCTGCTGCAACCGGATTTTTATCCGCGCCGGCAGGCGCTGTTCGATGCCGCCCTGGCCGAGCTGGACGACACCCGCTGGCGCGATACAGTACGCCGGCACTTCCATGAAAAAGCCGGCCTGCAAAACCCGTTTGTATTCTGGGGCGCACTGGACGCGACCTTGCTTGAACAGGCCCTGGCCTGCCTGCCGCCCGAGCATCTCGCGCTCTGGTTCCGGCGCCTGTTGCAGGATATACGTGCGCACCGCGCCGGCATGCCGGACCTGATCCGGTTTTATCCCGGCGAGCGCCGCTACGACATGATCGAAGTCAAAGGCCCCGGTGATCGCCTGCAGGACCACCAGCTGCGCTGGCTCGCGTTCTGTGCCGAACATCGCATGCCGGTGAGTGTCTGTTATCTGCGCTGGGCGGATGACACATGAACACACCGCGCTACACCGTGGCCGTGCGCAGCCTGTGCGAATTCACCGCAAAGACCGGTGACATCGACCTGCGCTTTACACCCTCGCCGTCGGCGCAGGAAGGCATGCTCGGCCATCAGACCGTCGCCGCACGGCGGCCGCCACATTACGAAACGGAAATCGCACTGGAAGCCACTTTTGGCTGTCTTCTAGTACGTGGCCGCGCGGACGGTTACGACGCCGAACTGAACCAGCTTGAAGAAATAAAGACTCACCGCGGCGACCTCGCCCGCGTGCCGGACAATCACCGGGCGCTGCACTGGGCGCAGCTGTATCTGTACGGCGCCATGCTGTGTGAGGCGCGCAATCTCGCATCACTGACCGTGGCTCTGGTCTACTTCGATGTCAGCATCCAGCAGGAAACCGTATTCCGCGAGCAGATGACGCGGGAAGCGTTACAGGCGTTATTTTCTGAACACTGCGCGCGGTTTCTGCTCTGGGCCGAGCAGGAGCTCCAGCATCGTGAAACGCGGGATGAAGCACTGCGGGCGCTGACATTTCCCTACCC is from Isoalcanivorax pacificus W11-5 and encodes:
- a CDS encoding TIGR01244 family sulfur transferase; the protein is MDNFTRHTDDFATCGQITAADIPALKAQGFRTLINNRPDQEGGPSQPESAALAEAATAAGLHYIYIPVVSGQITDEQAATMRRALDSAEYPVLAFCRSGARSTQLWNMALAQ
- a CDS encoding VRR-NUC domain-containing protein, which codes for MTIHTDSIPSSTPATQPAPAALDDPYYYLHNFHTALDWLSARYADLLSPEEKVFIARFTTLPQAARALLVRMIMRKGTLFRAGKLRYAEIDDIPAAMTTLCEQGWVTPDPVITPAELFAVLTRPELQQSFGKRLPAGRKADQLAALAADDPAPRPLSAWAPSLTDTLYALTIMPLCDRLRLMFFGNLHQDWSEFVLAELGVYRYEIVPMDQHSRAFHDAADIDLGLRLHACREALDAGEPVADVLARLPQGDAGTDWLRARRERLLFRLGQQAEKDQDFDTALAIYPACRWPGARARHIRVLERCGLDRDALALARHAWQQPEDDAEQQQLARMMPRLQRRLGEPAERTARPAPPAEQLLILPRPDVPQPVEYVVRDHLHSDDAPVYYVENTLITGLFGLLCWKALFTPLPGAFFHPFHHAPADLLQPDFYPRRQALFDAALAELDDTRWRDTVRRHFHEKAGLQNPFVFWGALDATLLEQALACLPPEHLALWFRRLLQDIRAHRAGMPDLIRFYPGERRYDMIEVKGPGDRLQDHQLRWLAFCAEHRMPVSVCYLRWADDT